A genome region from Thermococcus sp. includes the following:
- a CDS encoding ABC transporter ATP-binding protein: MAEAIIAKNLVKRYGDFEAVRGVSFSVKKGEAFALLGPNGAGKTTTVRMLTTLTSITSGEAYISGFDVKRERLAVRRSIGLVPDVSNLYDELTVRDNLRFMAKLYDAPIERVEELIREFELPANRKFGKLSTGFKRRVTIASALIHEPEVLFLDEPTNGLDVHSAKAVRALIRVLNKKGMTVFITTHNMVEAGTIPQRIAIMREGRIVAEGKRSELAKLIGKKVVVKLSVEPLTSSLLRALEEYNVSFDEGGSFWRLKTLMNSSKGCTP; the protein is encoded by the coding sequence ATGGCGGAAGCGATAATAGCTAAGAACCTCGTCAAGCGCTACGGTGACTTCGAGGCAGTAAGGGGTGTCAGCTTTAGTGTGAAGAAAGGTGAAGCCTTTGCCCTGCTGGGCCCCAACGGTGCCGGAAAGACGACCACTGTGAGAATGTTAACGACCTTAACCTCAATTACCTCCGGGGAGGCCTATATCAGCGGCTTCGACGTCAAAAGGGAGAGGCTCGCGGTTAGGAGGTCAATAGGCCTTGTTCCGGACGTTTCGAACCTCTACGATGAGCTCACCGTGAGGGACAACCTGAGGTTCATGGCGAAGCTCTACGATGCCCCCATTGAGAGGGTCGAGGAGCTAATAAGGGAGTTTGAACTTCCAGCCAATAGGAAGTTTGGAAAATTGAGCACGGGCTTTAAGCGGAGAGTGACGATAGCCTCCGCCCTGATTCACGAGCCTGAAGTCCTCTTCCTCGATGAGCCGACCAACGGGCTGGACGTTCACTCCGCCAAGGCCGTCAGGGCTCTCATTAGGGTTCTGAATAAAAAGGGCATGACTGTCTTTATAACAACTCACAATATGGTTGAAGCTGGGACGATTCCGCAGAGGATAGCGATAATGAGGGAGGGAAGGATAGTAGCCGAAGGCAAGAGGAGCGAACTCGCAAAGTTAATTGGAAAGAAGGTCGTGGTAAAGCTCTCGGTTGAGCCTTTGACGTCTTCCCTCCTGAGGGCCCTGGAAGAGTACAACGTTTCCTTTGATGAGGGAGGCTCATTCTGGAGGTTGAAAACGTTGATGAATTCCTCGAAAGGCTGTACTCCTTAA